A portion of the Celeribacter baekdonensis genome contains these proteins:
- a CDS encoding VOC family protein: MFSHVTVGADDLTQAAAFYDAVLGEIGMRQRAVEPDGGPDARCWVRPDAPYPRFYVYRPFDGAPARGGNGAMLAFVAPSRAAVDAAHAQGLLHGGTDDGAPGLRAQYAPDYYGAYLRDPSGNKIHIVHRPALWDDLIERSPR; this comes from the coding sequence ATGTTTTCGCATGTGACCGTCGGAGCCGATGATTTGACCCAAGCGGCGGCGTTTTATGACGCGGTGTTGGGCGAGATTGGTATGAGACAGCGGGCGGTTGAGCCGGATGGTGGGCCTGATGCGCGCTGTTGGGTCCGCCCGGACGCGCCCTATCCCCGGTTCTACGTCTATCGGCCCTTTGATGGTGCGCCTGCACGCGGCGGAAATGGCGCGATGTTGGCCTTTGTCGCACCGTCACGCGCGGCAGTGGATGCCGCCCATGCCCAAGGGCTTTTGCACGGCGGAACGGATGATGGCGCGCCGGGTCTGCGCGCGCAGTATGCGCCGGATTATTACGGCGCCTATCTGCGCGATCCTTCGGGCAATAAGATCCACATCGTGCACCGCCCCGCGCTTTGGGACGATCTGATCGAGCGCTCACCCCGATAG
- a CDS encoding DUF4167 domain-containing protein has protein sequence MRSSKNRSRSKTNNRPRTVGNIVNRVFDSSGPEGKVRGTPQQIIDKYNQLARDAQLSNDRVAAENFQQHAEHYLRLLSVAQKEMDAQREQQEREQQERRDRQESERLERAERAERHRKREEQAAENAPQPVSQPSPVAGEGDQPDVVFVDRSAQEQPASDDTGLVETPESAAPAPKKPRAPRKPRAPRKPKTTDDRSGDAGGEAGKGKAEVASAPTGDSSEAAE, from the coding sequence ATGAGATCCTCTAAAAACCGTTCGCGGTCCAAGACCAACAATCGTCCCCGTACCGTCGGCAACATCGTCAACCGTGTGTTTGACAGTTCCGGCCCTGAGGGAAAGGTGCGTGGCACGCCGCAACAGATCATTGACAAATACAACCAGTTGGCGCGCGACGCACAGCTGTCCAATGACCGGGTGGCGGCTGAAAACTTTCAGCAGCACGCGGAACATTACCTGCGCCTGTTGAGCGTGGCGCAAAAAGAAATGGATGCGCAGCGCGAACAGCAAGAGCGCGAGCAACAAGAACGCCGGGACCGTCAGGAATCCGAACGTCTTGAGCGTGCAGAACGTGCCGAGCGTCATCGCAAGCGCGAAGAGCAGGCCGCAGAGAACGCGCCGCAGCCGGTGTCTCAGCCCTCCCCGGTGGCCGGTGAGGGCGATCAGCCCGACGTGGTCTTTGTTGATCGCAGCGCCCAGGAACAGCCCGCAAGCGATGACACCGGATTGGTGGAAACGCCGGAAAGTGCCGCCCCTGCACCGAAAAAACCGCGTGCCCCGCGCAAACCACGCGCGCCGCGCAAACCTAAAACGACGGACGACAGGTCTGGCGATGCAGGTGGTGAGGCTGGCAAGGGCAAAGCTGAGGTGGCCAGCGCGCCCACAGGCGACAGTTCCGAAGCCGCAGAATAA
- a CDS encoding ABC-F family ATP-binding cassette domain-containing protein — protein MARAPVLQLSDISLTFGGDPVFDGLGLVVQEGDRVALVGRNGSGKSTLLKVMAGLVEPDRGSRVLGPGITVGYMEQDPDLSGFATLGAFAASQLDPAETYKVDMVAEGLKFDPETPVDTASGGEKRRAALAKLLAEAPGLMLLDEPTNHLDIEAIAWLEDELKSTKTAYVLISHDRAFLNHLTRATLWIDRGEVRRQEQGFEAFEEWRDKIWDDEDMQRHKLDRKIKAEARWAVEGISARRKRNQGRVRALQELRSERSSQIRRQGTAAMDLEVVEKSGKRVVEAEGISKSFGDKVILRDFTIKVARGDRIAFVGPNGAGKTTLLKMLTGEMEPDTGTIKLGTKLDMAVFDQNRSNIREDLTLWEAMTSDKDMRVSGKADQVMVRGVPKHVVGYLKEFLFSDAQARAPVRSLSGGEKARLLLAKIMAHPSNLLVLDEPTNDLDIETLDLLQELLTDFEGTVLLVSHDRDFIDRVATQTVAMEGDGWATSYPGGWSDYQSQRGAVAKARERENAKQAERAASKPADAKPAETSQSPAKAKTALTFTEKHRLEALPDEMAQIESQIAKLSELLADPDLFTREPVKFKKATDMLTERQEALASAEEEWLTLEEKNSDA, from the coding sequence ATGGCACGCGCACCCGTATTACAGCTCTCCGACATTTCCCTCACTTTTGGGGGAGATCCCGTATTTGATGGCCTTGGCCTTGTGGTTCAGGAGGGCGATCGTGTCGCCCTTGTGGGACGCAACGGGTCGGGGAAATCGACCTTGCTCAAGGTCATGGCCGGACTGGTTGAACCGGACCGGGGATCGCGGGTTTTGGGGCCGGGGATCACCGTTGGCTATATGGAACAGGACCCGGATCTGTCGGGGTTTGCCACTTTGGGCGCTTTTGCCGCCTCACAGCTTGATCCGGCGGAGACCTATAAGGTCGACATGGTCGCAGAGGGCCTTAAATTTGATCCCGAGACGCCGGTGGACACCGCCTCGGGGGGCGAAAAACGCCGCGCCGCCTTGGCCAAACTGTTGGCCGAAGCGCCGGGGTTGATGTTGCTCGACGAGCCGACCAACCATTTGGACATTGAAGCCATCGCCTGGCTTGAAGACGAATTGAAATCGACCAAAACCGCCTATGTGCTGATCTCGCACGACCGCGCTTTTCTCAATCACCTGACCCGCGCGACGCTTTGGATCGACCGCGGTGAGGTGCGTCGCCAAGAGCAAGGGTTTGAAGCCTTTGAAGAATGGCGCGACAAGATTTGGGACGACGAGGACATGCAGCGCCACAAGTTGGATCGCAAGATCAAAGCCGAGGCGCGGTGGGCGGTCGAGGGCATTTCGGCCCGGCGCAAACGCAACCAAGGCCGGGTGCGGGCGCTGCAAGAGCTGCGCTCTGAGCGCTCCAGCCAAATCCGACGTCAGGGCACGGCGGCGATGGATCTTGAAGTGGTTGAAAAGTCCGGCAAACGCGTGGTTGAGGCCGAAGGCATTTCCAAAAGCTTTGGCGACAAGGTGATCCTACGCGATTTCACCATCAAAGTGGCGCGCGGCGACCGGATCGCGTTTGTCGGCCCCAATGGCGCGGGCAAAACCACACTGTTGAAAATGCTCACCGGTGAGATGGAACCGGACACGGGCACGATCAAACTCGGCACCAAATTGGACATGGCGGTGTTCGACCAAAACCGCTCCAACATTCGCGAAGATTTGACGCTTTGGGAGGCGATGACGTCGGACAAAGACATGCGGGTGTCGGGCAAGGCCGATCAGGTCATGGTGCGCGGCGTGCCGAAACATGTGGTCGGCTATCTCAAAGAATTCCTGTTCTCAGACGCCCAAGCGCGTGCGCCTGTGCGCTCATTGTCGGGGGGCGAAAAGGCGCGGCTGTTGTTGGCGAAAATCATGGCGCACCCGTCGAACCTTTTGGTGCTCGACGAACCGACCAACGATCTTGATATCGAAACGCTCGACCTGTTGCAGGAGCTTTTGACCGATTTCGAAGGTACGGTCCTTTTGGTGTCGCACGACCGCGATTTTATCGACCGGGTGGCAACGCAAACCGTGGCGATGGAGGGCGATGGCTGGGCCACCTCATATCCCGGCGGCTGGTCGGATTATCAATCGCAACGCGGGGCTGTGGCCAAGGCGCGCGAACGCGAAAATGCCAAGCAGGCGGAGCGGGCTGCGAGCAAACCGGCAGATGCCAAGCCCGCAGAGACATCGCAATCCCCGGCAAAGGCGAAAACCGCGCTGACCTTTACCGAAAAGCACCGTCTTGAGGCTTTGCCCGACGAGATGGCGCAGATCGAATCGCAAATTGCCAAATTGTCCGAACTTTTGGCCGATCCTGACCTGTTCACGCGTGAGCCGGTGAAGTTCAAAAAGGCCACAGATATGTTGACCGAACGCCAAGAGGCACTCGCTTCGGCTGAGGAGGAATGGCTTACGCTTGAGGAGAAAAATTCCGACGCTTAA
- a CDS encoding DUF1499 domain-containing protein, giving the protein MKTALLLLIGLFALLQAAVRLAPTVPSRWHIDPFAAADPAPGGVLEVFTVPMEADEALARLAAIAETEPRTRHVAGSVEEGRLTYRTRTAFWGFPDFTTLAVRPHEAGAEVAILARLRFGKGDLGVNGRRVAAWRAAAGF; this is encoded by the coding sequence GTGAAAACCGCACTTCTTCTTCTCATTGGCTTGTTTGCCTTGTTGCAAGCTGCGGTGCGACTGGCTCCCACGGTGCCGTCACGGTGGCACATCGACCCGTTTGCGGCGGCGGACCCGGCGCCGGGCGGGGTGTTGGAGGTTTTCACCGTGCCGATGGAGGCGGACGAGGCCCTTGCGCGTCTTGCCGCCATCGCCGAAACCGAACCACGCACCCGCCATGTGGCCGGGTCGGTGGAGGAGGGGCGATTGACCTATCGCACCCGCACCGCGTTTTGGGGATTCCCGGATTTCACCACGCTTGCCGTACGTCCGCATGAGGCCGGAGCAGAGGTGGCGATTTTGGCACGGTTGCGCTTTGGCAAGGGCGATCTTGGCGTCAATGGCCGTCGGGTGGCGGCATGGCGGGCGGCTGCGGGTTTTTGA
- a CDS encoding helix-turn-helix transcriptional regulator: MARFTPAKAPAAMITLIVIQAFCAVFFVSDVFTDLQEAGGKPTTHLLIEAVAATTLVLAIMLELGYLIDLVQRKDRLEHSLHEASQAVFDVIESHFDLWKLSPSERDVARFLVKGFTIGEIAEFRGNKEGTIKAHLNAIYRKSETRNRAEMMSALIDTLIDMAPPSHAPSDRA; this comes from the coding sequence ATGGCGCGTTTCACTCCGGCCAAAGCCCCGGCGGCAATGATCACGCTGATTGTCATTCAGGCCTTTTGTGCGGTTTTCTTTGTCTCCGATGTTTTCACCGATCTGCAAGAGGCCGGAGGCAAACCGACCACGCATCTTTTGATCGAAGCGGTGGCGGCGACAACTTTGGTCTTGGCAATCATGTTGGAGCTTGGCTATCTGATCGACTTGGTGCAGCGCAAAGATCGGTTGGAACACAGCCTGCATGAGGCCTCACAAGCAGTGTTTGATGTGATCGAAAGCCATTTTGATCTGTGGAAGCTCTCGCCCTCTGAACGTGATGTGGCGCGGTTTTTGGTCAAGGGCTTTACCATCGGTGAAATCGCCGAATTCCGCGGCAACAAAGAGGGCACGATCAAGGCCCATCTCAATGCGATTTATCGCAAATCTGAGACCCGCAATCGCGCAGAGATGATGTCGGCGTTGATTGATACGCTGATCGACATGGCCCCGCCTTCGCACGCCCCCTCTGATCGGGCCTGA
- the speB gene encoding agmatinase, translated as MALEDAKTQIDMAFTGSGRGLAFENAFGGALSAFRRRYTKDLSGVDLAITGVPFDQAVTNRPGTRLGPRAIREASALQAFDAPYGWGYSPFDEFNVVDYGDLAFDYAKVSDFPDTLTDHIRTILSSGAGSLVLGGDHYISYPILKAHAEKFGPLSLIHFDAHSDTWADDDLTRIDHGTMFYKAVKTGLIDPKTSVQIGIRTDNPDTMGVNIIDARMVHERGAAWVATEVKKIVGDRACYLTFDIDCLDPAFAPGTGTPVWGGLSSWEAAAILRDLAGVHLTGGDVVEVSPPYDTTGATAIAGAHVAMEIISLFGWTRRKGV; from the coding sequence ATGGCATTGGAAGACGCAAAGACACAAATTGATATGGCCTTCACCGGTTCGGGGCGTGGGCTCGCGTTTGAAAACGCCTTTGGCGGGGCGCTGTCCGCCTTTCGCCGCCGTTATACCAAAGACCTGAGCGGGGTCGATTTGGCCATCACTGGCGTGCCGTTTGATCAGGCCGTGACCAACCGCCCCGGCACCCGCCTAGGCCCGCGCGCGATTCGCGAAGCCTCGGCGTTGCAGGCTTTTGATGCGCCTTACGGTTGGGGCTATTCGCCCTTTGATGAATTCAACGTGGTGGATTACGGCGATCTGGCCTTTGATTATGCCAAGGTCTCCGATTTTCCTGACACGCTGACCGACCACATTCGCACGATTTTGTCCTCTGGGGCTGGCAGCCTCGTTTTGGGCGGCGATCACTATATCAGCTACCCGATCCTCAAGGCGCATGCCGAAAAATTCGGCCCCCTCAGCCTCATTCATTTCGATGCCCACTCTGACACCTGGGCCGATGACGATCTGACCCGGATTGATCACGGCACGATGTTCTACAAAGCTGTCAAAACCGGGCTGATTGATCCGAAAACCTCGGTCCAGATCGGCATTCGCACTGATAACCCGGACACAATGGGCGTCAATATCATTGATGCGCGGATGGTGCATGAACGCGGTGCGGCCTGGGTCGCCACCGAGGTCAAAAAGATCGTCGGCGATCGCGCCTGTTATCTGACCTTTGACATTGACTGTCTGGACCCGGCCTTTGCCCCCGGCACTGGCACGCCGGTGTGGGGCGGTTTGAGTTCGTGGGAGGCAGCGGCCATCCTGCGTGACCTTGCGGGGGTCCATCTGACCGGCGGTGATGTGGTCGAAGTCTCGCCACCCTATGACACCACAGGGGCCACGGCGATTGCGGGCGCGCATGTCGCAATGGAAATCATCAGCCTGTTTGGTTGGACCCGGCGAAAGGGCGTTTGA
- a CDS encoding outer membrane protein — translation MKRMTTSVLVLASMALSAPAFAGGMTAPTPEPTVYTPAPVVPVGADWTGAYAGGTLGYGWGNDALDNADDMTYGLFGGYDYDFGQFVLGGELEYLKSELEDGTTKLDDMTRLKLRAGYDLGSTLVYGVVGAAYANADIGGTSYSDTGVTYGIGVDYAVTDNVNAGVELLQNDFNEFDNSGSDLSATTLGARVSFRF, via the coding sequence ATGAAACGTATGACAACTTCCGTTCTGGTGCTCGCGAGCATGGCTCTTTCCGCCCCTGCATTTGCTGGTGGCATGACCGCGCCGACCCCTGAGCCCACTGTTTACACCCCTGCACCGGTGGTGCCGGTTGGCGCCGATTGGACGGGAGCTTATGCCGGTGGCACGCTTGGCTACGGTTGGGGCAATGATGCGCTCGATAACGCCGATGACATGACCTACGGCCTGTTTGGCGGCTATGATTACGACTTTGGTCAGTTTGTTTTGGGGGGGGAGCTTGAATACCTCAAATCCGAACTCGAAGATGGCACCACCAAGCTTGACGACATGACCCGCCTGAAATTGCGGGCTGGCTATGACTTGGGTTCCACTCTTGTTTACGGTGTGGTCGGCGCGGCCTATGCCAACGCTGATATCGGCGGGACCTCCTATTCCGACACGGGCGTGACCTACGGTATCGGTGTGGATTACGCTGTGACCGACAACGTGAACGCAGGTGTTGAACTGTTGCAAAACGACTTTAACGAGTTCGACAACAGCGGTTCTGATCTCTCCGCCACCACGCTTGGTGCGCGCGTGTCGTTCCGCTTCTAA
- the prfA gene encoding peptide chain release factor 1: MIPQDRLHQIVERFEFLEASMAQGTGDIAALGREYSDLKPVVDQIHAYQTLLSDLSDAEEMLSDPDMRALALEEIPVLKAKLPQAEEALQIALLPKDSADTGSAIVEIRPGTGGDEAALFAGDLLRMYQRYAEARGWRFEIIELQESELGGVKEVIANIAGQGVFARMKFESGVHRVQRVPTTESGGRVHTSAATVAVLPEAQDVDIEINANDIRIDTMRASGAGGQHVNTTDSAVRITHIPTGIVVTSSEKSQHRNREIAMTVLRARLYDAERQKLHDARSSERKSQVGSGDRSERIRTYNFPQGRMTDHRINLTLYKLDAVMNGDLDEVIDALISDHQAQLMAEMGQ, from the coding sequence ATGATACCACAGGACCGTTTACACCAGATCGTTGAGCGTTTTGAATTCCTTGAGGCCTCCATGGCGCAAGGCACCGGGGATATTGCGGCTTTGGGGCGGGAATATTCCGATTTAAAACCCGTGGTGGACCAAATCCACGCCTATCAAACCCTGTTGTCCGATCTCTCAGACGCCGAAGAGATGCTTTCGGACCCAGATATGCGGGCTTTGGCACTTGAGGAAATTCCCGTGCTCAAAGCCAAGTTGCCTCAGGCCGAAGAGGCGCTGCAAATCGCGCTTTTGCCGAAAGATTCCGCCGACACCGGATCGGCCATCGTCGAAATTCGACCCGGCACGGGCGGCGATGAGGCGGCTTTGTTCGCGGGGGATTTGCTGCGGATGTATCAACGCTACGCCGAGGCGCGGGGCTGGCGGTTCGAGATCATCGAACTTCAGGAAAGCGAATTGGGCGGCGTCAAAGAGGTCATTGCCAATATCGCAGGGCAGGGCGTCTTTGCCCGGATGAAGTTTGAAAGCGGCGTGCACCGGGTGCAACGTGTGCCGACGACGGAATCGGGCGGGCGGGTGCATACCTCCGCCGCCACCGTCGCAGTGCTGCCCGAAGCGCAGGACGTGGACATCGAGATCAACGCCAATGACATCCGGATCGACACGATGCGGGCCTCTGGCGCGGGCGGGCAACACGTCAACACCACCGATTCTGCTGTGCGCATCACCCACATCCCGACCGGGATTGTCGTCACCTCCTCAGAAAAATCGCAGCACCGCAATCGAGAGATTGCGATGACCGTGCTGCGTGCGCGGCTCTATGACGCAGAGCGGCAAAAACTGCATGATGCGCGCTCAAGCGAGCGCAAATCGCAGGTCGGCTCCGGCGATCGCTCCGAACGCATTCGCACCTATAATTTTCCGCAAGGCCGGATGACCGACCACCGCATCAATCTGACGCTGTATAAGCTCGACGCGGTGATGAACGGTGACTTGGACGAGGTGATTGACGCGCTGATTTCCGATCATCAGGCGCAGTTGATGGCGGAGATGGGCCAGTGA
- a CDS encoding PepSY domain-containing protein has protein sequence MLKNIVSATLLAATLTTGAFAMGAVELTDANKAKITELLTAEGYDVGKIKLEDGYYEAYAKKDGKKLEVLLDGDFTIVKIQD, from the coding sequence ATGTTGAAAAATATCGTTTCCGCCACCCTTCTCGCCGCCACTTTGACCACAGGCGCTTTCGCCATGGGCGCGGTCGAATTGACCGATGCAAACAAAGCCAAAATCACCGAACTGCTGACCGCTGAAGGCTATGATGTCGGCAAAATCAAACTCGAAGATGGCTACTACGAGGCCTATGCCAAAAAAGATGGCAAAAAGCTCGAAGTGCTCCTCGATGGCGATTTCACCATTGTGAAAATCCAAGACTGA
- the prmC gene encoding peptide chain release factor N(5)-glutamine methyltransferase, protein MTSGETSGAITAVTVQQALVFGTRTLATAEIDGAGRDARLLMAHVLEIASDRLTLVLPDAISPEAQAAFEAAIARRVAREPVSHILGRRAFYGRVFQVTRDVLDPRPETEILIQEALTRPFTSVLDLGTGSGAILLTLLAENPLSKGLGSDLSEAALAVAQANCVTLGLGKQARFQQANWWNGLNGDFDLIVSNPPYIAAAEMPDLSPELAYEPRMALTDEADGLTAYRAIVAEARAHLVPRGRILLEIGPTQGAAVSDLLLAQGFKAVRVVADLDGRDRVVSGQVPNPHRRNVGK, encoded by the coding sequence GTGACGTCGGGTGAGACATCTGGTGCAATCACGGCGGTGACCGTTCAGCAGGCGCTGGTGTTTGGCACCCGTACGCTGGCCACCGCTGAGATTGATGGCGCAGGACGCGATGCGCGGCTGTTGATGGCGCATGTGTTGGAGATCGCCTCGGATCGGCTGACTTTGGTGTTGCCCGATGCAATTTCGCCAGAGGCACAGGCCGCGTTTGAGGCCGCTATTGCCCGACGCGTGGCGCGCGAACCCGTGTCGCATATTCTGGGTCGCCGCGCCTTTTACGGTCGGGTGTTTCAGGTCACTCGCGATGTGTTGGACCCGCGACCCGAAACCGAAATCCTGATCCAAGAGGCGCTGACACGCCCCTTCACCTCCGTCCTTGATCTTGGCACAGGGTCGGGCGCTATCCTTTTGACTTTGCTTGCGGAAAACCCTTTGTCCAAAGGGCTTGGCAGCGATCTGTCCGAGGCCGCTCTGGCTGTGGCGCAGGCCAATTGCGTGACACTGGGGCTTGGCAAACAGGCGCGGTTTCAACAGGCCAATTGGTGGAATGGCCTCAACGGGGACTTTGATCTGATCGTCTCCAACCCGCCTTATATTGCCGCCGCTGAAATGCCGGATCTGTCGCCCGAGCTGGCCTATGAGCCGCGCATGGCATTGACCGACGAGGCGGATGGGCTGACGGCCTATCGGGCGATTGTGGCCGAGGCGCGGGCGCATTTGGTGCCGCGTGGGCGCATCCTGTTGGAAATCGGCCCGACCCAAGGCGCGGCCGTCTCCGATCTGTTGTTGGCGCAGGGTTTTAAGGCGGTGCGGGTGGTCGCCGATCTCGATGGACGGGACCGGGTTGTAAGCGGGCAGGTGCCCAATCCGCATCGACGCAATGTGGGTAAGTGA
- a CDS encoding cytochrome b/b6 domain-containing protein gives MTEAAPHLTAAPKTRHKVWDPLVRLFHWGLVGCFAANAVFVDTESDVHLYVGYTIITLLTIRVFWGFVGTRYARFKSFPPSAAAAVEQAAEMTSGRVSHHVGHTPLGGLMIYNLIGTLAIIGLSGWGMTTDLLWGVEWPEEVHTIAVDWAEFSVVVHIAAVVFESFRTHVNLPRAMITGYKDLP, from the coding sequence ATGACAGAGGCCGCACCCCATCTCACCGCCGCGCCCAAGACCCGGCACAAAGTCTGGGACCCGCTCGTGCGGCTGTTTCACTGGGGCTTGGTCGGGTGTTTTGCCGCCAATGCCGTGTTTGTCGACACGGAAAGCGATGTCCACCTCTATGTCGGCTACACAATCATCACCTTGCTGACGATCCGGGTGTTTTGGGGCTTTGTCGGCACGCGCTACGCCCGGTTCAAAAGCTTTCCGCCCTCCGCCGCTGCGGCGGTGGAACAGGCCGCTGAAATGACCTCTGGTCGGGTGAGCCATCATGTTGGGCACACGCCACTTGGGGGCTTGATGATCTACAATCTCATCGGCACCTTGGCGATCATCGGCTTGTCCGGCTGGGGGATGACGACGGATTTACTTTGGGGCGTGGAATGGCCGGAGGAGGTGCATACCATCGCCGTCGATTGGGCTGAGTTCTCAGTTGTCGTTCACATTGCGGCCGTGGTGTTTGAAAGTTTCCGCACCCATGTGAACCTTCCCCGCGCGATGATCACAGGGTATAAAGACCTACCCTAA
- the msrB gene encoding peptide-methionine (R)-S-oxide reductase MsrB has product MVKIHKTEAEWRDSLDPETYRVTREAGTERPFSHPGFPKSAGSFKCACCGAELFTQETKYESHCGWPAFYATKEGAPVAETRDLSHGMVRVEVHCDDCGAHLGHVFPDGPQDKTGMRYCINGVSIRFEPTEGAEG; this is encoded by the coding sequence ATGGTGAAAATTCACAAAACAGAGGCCGAATGGCGCGACTCATTGGACCCTGAGACCTATCGCGTGACGCGGGAGGCCGGAACCGAGCGGCCTTTTTCCCACCCCGGTTTTCCGAAATCAGCAGGGTCGTTTAAATGCGCCTGTTGCGGGGCGGAACTGTTCACCCAAGAGACCAAATATGAAAGCCACTGCGGCTGGCCCGCGTTTTACGCCACCAAAGAGGGCGCGCCCGTGGCCGAAACCCGCGATCTGTCGCATGGCATGGTCCGCGTCGAGGTGCATTGCGACGATTGCGGTGCGCATTTGGGCCATGTGTTCCCCGACGGACCACAGGACAAAACCGGCATGCGCTATTGCATCAACGGCGTGTCGATCCGGTTTGAGCCGACTGAGGGCGCAGAGGGATAA
- a CDS encoding GNAT family N-acetyltransferase, producing MIPLLKGRYTARFAETRPDIEAAQRLRYLAFIVGSGAQAAGLRADGLEADDFDALCRHVLIEERKTGRLVCTYRFLDLAGGADIARSYSAQFYGLDGLADFEGRMLEMGRFCIHPEARDPDILRVAWGAMTRYVDEQEIALLFGCSSFHGTEWKDHADALAMLKHRHLGPKRFLPKVKAPNVFKFAARLRRKPDARRAMLKMPPLLKTYLMMGGWVSDHAVVDRDLGTMHVFTGVEINAIPPARKKLLRAVAG from the coding sequence ATGATCCCGTTGCTCAAGGGCCGTTACACCGCCCGTTTTGCTGAGACCCGTCCCGACATCGAAGCGGCGCAGCGCCTGCGCTATCTGGCCTTTATCGTTGGATCGGGCGCACAGGCCGCAGGTCTGCGCGCTGATGGGCTTGAGGCCGATGATTTTGATGCGCTCTGTCGCCATGTGTTGATCGAAGAGCGCAAAACCGGGCGGCTTGTCTGCACCTACCGCTTCCTCGATCTCGCGGGCGGTGCCGACATTGCCCGGAGCTATTCGGCGCAGTTTTACGGCCTCGACGGTTTGGCCGATTTCGAAGGCCGGATGTTGGAGATGGGCCGGTTTTGCATTCACCCTGAGGCGCGCGATCCAGATATTTTGCGCGTCGCTTGGGGCGCGATGACGCGCTATGTCGATGAACAAGAGATCGCATTGCTGTTTGGCTGTTCGTCCTTTCATGGCACCGAATGGAAAGACCACGCCGATGCTTTGGCCATGCTCAAACACCGTCATTTGGGGCCGAAACGGTTCCTGCCCAAGGTCAAAGCCCCCAACGTGTTCAAATTCGCCGCCCGCCTGCGCCGCAAACCCGACGCCCGCCGCGCCATGTTGAAAATGCCGCCGCTGCTGAAAACCTACCTGATGATGGGCGGCTGGGTGTCAGATCACGCCGTCGTGGATCGCGACCTTGGCACGATGCATGTGTTCACAGGGGTGGAAATCAACGCCATCCCACCCGCGCGCAAGAAGCTGCTGCGGGCTGTGGCGGGGTAA
- the rsmA gene encoding 16S rRNA (adenine(1518)-N(6)/adenine(1519)-N(6))-dimethyltransferase RsmA, with translation MTSFDGLPPLRDVIERHGLVAKKSLGQNFLLDLNLTSKIARLAGDLSKCDVLEVGPGPGGLTRGLLAEGARKVLAVEKDSRAIAALDEISAIYPGRLEVLNADALEIDPLERLSTPVRIVSNLPYNIGTELLVRWLTPPSWPPYWSSLTLMFQREVAERIVAQPGSKKYGRLAILSQWRTRANIVMELPPEAFTPPPKIHSAVVHFEALPKARFEADPKVLERIVAAGFNQRRKMLRASLKGAAPEIEDRLVAAGIKPTDRAEQISVEGWCALAREVAKT, from the coding sequence ATGACAAGTTTTGATGGGTTGCCACCGCTGCGCGATGTGATCGAGCGGCACGGGTTGGTGGCCAAAAAATCTTTGGGCCAAAACTTTTTGCTCGATCTCAACCTGACCTCGAAAATCGCCCGGCTGGCGGGGGACCTGTCGAAATGCGATGTCTTGGAGGTCGGTCCCGGCCCCGGCGGTTTGACCCGTGGCCTATTGGCCGAAGGCGCGCGCAAAGTCTTGGCGGTGGAGAAAGACAGCCGCGCCATCGCGGCCCTCGACGAAATCTCCGCGATCTACCCCGGACGGTTGGAGGTTTTGAACGCCGATGCGCTTGAGATCGACCCATTGGAGCGCCTGAGCACCCCGGTGCGGATCGTCTCAAACCTGCCCTATAACATCGGCACCGAACTTTTGGTGCGTTGGCTGACCCCGCCAAGCTGGCCACCCTATTGGTCGTCGCTGACCTTGATGTTTCAACGCGAAGTGGCCGAACGCATTGTCGCGCAACCCGGCAGTAAAAAATACGGACGCCTCGCGATCCTAAGCCAATGGCGCACGCGAGCGAATATCGTGATGGAATTGCCGCCCGAGGCCTTCACCCCGCCGCCGAAAATCCATTCTGCCGTGGTGCATTTCGAGGCCCTGCCCAAAGCGCGGTTTGAGGCCGATCCGAAAGTCTTGGAACGCATCGTTGCCGCCGGGTTCAACCAGCGCCGCAAGATGCTGCGCGCTTCGTTGAAAGGTGCAGCCCCCGAGATCGAAGATCGCCTTGTTGCCGCCGGGATTAAACCCACCGACCGCGCCGAACAAATCTCGGTCGAGGGCTGGTGTGCCTTGGCGCGCGAAGTGGCCAAGACCTAA